In the genome of Leptotrichia sp. HSP-536, the window ATCCTTTTTTTGATCTATAATATTCTGATACCGCTCATTTTCATGCTCAAATTCTTCAATTGAGGACAGATTCACTGCCCCTATATCATTACGATTTTTCTCATTTAATGATAATTTTCTTTTCGTTGCCATCAGTTCATTTTCATCAGCAATTTCAAAATATTCTTCATCATTCAGAATTTCTTCATTTCCCAGTTCATCAAATTCAGCTTTCTGATATTTTAATTGATTTTCATTTTGAGAAATTTTTTCCGTTAACGTTTCATAATCTTTTTGATTTTGAAATATTTTCAATTCAGCATCTTTTACTTCACCAATAAATTTTATTTCCTTTTCTTCAACTTCGTAAATATTTTTTTCAGTTTTCTGAATTTCATTTTGAATATTTTCAATAATTTCTTCATTTTTCCCAATTTCACTTTTCTTATCGGATATTTTTTTCAAAAGCTCATTTCCCAGCAATTCTCTTTTTTTCTCAAATTCATTCAGTTCCAGCTTTTCATTCAATAATTTCTTATAATCAGATTCAATTTCAGCAAACCGATTTTTATTATTATCCGTTCTAACTTTCAGAATTTCATAATCCCTGTCCGCAACATTCAATTTCTGAATAAATTCGTCAATATTCTCAAAATTTTTCAGTTCTTCATTCAAACTTTCCATTTTCAAATTATTTTCTTCAATAAATTTTTCAATATTCTGAATTATTGCAAAATTTTCCTGAATTTTTGTTTCTTTGTCCAAAATAAATTTTTCATTTTCCGAAATTTCATAATTTAGAGTATTAATTTCTCTCTGTTTTCTGTCAAATTTAATACTAAAATCATTATAATTTTCATTAAAGTTCTGATATTCATTTTTAAAATTTTCAAATTTTTTCTCAAATTCTATTCTTTCAGATTCAATTTTTTCCCCTTCTGAAACAATTTCTAATAATTTTTTTTCAAATTCTTTTAAATTCTTTTTATTTTTTTCAATTTCACTTTCCAGATGTTTCAATTCCTTTTTCCGTTCCAAAATCTCATCTTTCCCTTTAAACGAATGCCCACCAGTCATTCTCCCACGAGAAGTGATAATATCCCCTTCAAGTGTAACAATCCTGTCATTAAATCCCTTTTTCAAAAGCTCTGTCCCAACTTCCAGATTCTCTACAACAACCGAATTTCCATACACAAACTGAATAACTTTTTCTATATTTTTATTTACAAATTTTTTATCAGCTTTCACAATATTTCTCGCAAAATCGATAATTCCATTTTTTCCTTTTGTATTTAAAATTATATTTTGACTTTCTTCCTCTGACATTTTATTTTTTAAATTGTTTTTTTGTGAAATTTTTTCAATTTTAGGTAAAAAATCATTCATTTTTGAAACACGGATATTTTCAATTGGCAAAAATGAAGCTCTTCCCAGCTTTCTTTCCTTCAGAATCCCAATACATTTCTTCCCAATTTCACTATCTTTTACAACAATATCCTGAAACATTCCTCCTGATAAAGTCTGAACCGCTTCCTCAAATCCCGATGGAATATCAATCAGATTAACAAAAGCACCGATAACTCCATCAATTTTTTCATTCAAAATATATTTTATGCTCCGATTAAAAGTTTCATTTTTTTCAAGTGCATTCGCAATCGCCTTATGCTTGACTTCAGAACTTTGAAGACTATAGCTAATCTCATTCTTTTTATTATTAATTCTGGAATATTCTTTTCGCAATTCATCAGTTTTTTCTCTTAATTTTTGAATTTCTGATTCATTTTCAAGTTTTTCCTTTTCCTTTGCAAGCTTTTGATTTTCAATTGCCTGTTTTTCCTGATTTATCTTTTCAAATTCCATTTCCACAGATTTTTTTTCAATAACAAGCCTTTTATTTTCAGATTTTGCCGTCAAAACTCTTTTTTCCAAATCTTCATTTTCCCCAGAAATTTTTATTTTATCCACTTCAAAATTAGAATTTTTTTGTGTGCATTCTTTTAGTTCAGATACTATTTTCTCATTCTTTCGTTTAAGCTCTCCAACTTTATTTTCCCACTCAGATTTTTCCTTTTCCTTTGAAAATAAATCTTTTGTTATTAATTCAAGCTCATTTTTAGAATTATTCAGAATTTCCTCTTTTTCTGCAATATCCTTATCCAAAATATTTTTTCTTTTAGATTTTTCATTTGCTTCAGTTTCTAAATTAGAATTTTGATTAACTAGCTTTGAATATTCATCTTTTAAATTTTGAATATTTTTTAAATTTTTTCTATTTTCATTTTTTTGATTTTCTAAATTTTTATGCAATTCTTCCTTAATTTCAATCATTTTTTGAAGTTCATCTTTTTTATGTAAAAGATTTTTTCGTTTTCTTTCAATAATTCCTTAATTTCCTGATTTTTTTCCTCATATTCATATTTTAAGGAAGTTTTTTCATTTACATTGTACTCCAGAACCATAAACTTCTGCACATCAATTTTTTTGTATAATTTTTAAACAATCGTGCTTTTGCCTGTTCATCCTTCAAGTAGTCAACACGCAGTTTCAGATCCTTTTCTACATAATCAATTTTTTCAATTTCATTTTTCAAATCCTGCAGCTTTTTTTCAGAATCTTCCTTTTCAATCTTAGCTCTTTTGACTCCAGCTGCCTCTTCAATAATTTCTTTCAGCTCCTTAGACGAAGAACTAATAATTCTCTCCACACGTCCTTGCCCAATTATTGAATAAGCCTGCTTTCCAATTCCTGTATCCATAAAAAGATTATGAATATCCTTAAGCCTAGACTTCTTATTATTTATCAGATACTCATTTTCCCCAGTCTTAAAAATCCTTCGAGTAATCTTAACTTCCGAAAAATCCACATCCAAATATCTATCCTCATTATCAATAATAAGACTAACTTCCGCCATAGACTTTGGCTTCTTATTCTTCCCGCCAGAAAAAATAATATCCGCACTTTCCTTTGCCCTAATATTCTTATAGCTCTGCTCTCCCAGAACCCACAAAATCGCATCCAGAATATTACTCTTTCCACTCCCGTTAGGCCCAACAATCGAAGTAATCCCATTGTCAAACTCCACAACAGTCCTATTTGCAAACGATTTAAATCCTGTCAGCTCCAATGCTTTTAAGTACATCTTTTTCTCCTAAAATTTGCTTTTGATTCTATCTCCCTTTTCCAAAAATCACAATCGTAACTGTCTTTAACAATATTTTCATATCAAAAATAATGTCATGATTTTTTATATAATACAAATCATACTGCAATTTTCTGTAAGCATCCTCAATACTCGCCCCATATGGATACATCACCTGTGCCCACCCAGTAAGCCCCGGTTTTACAGTATGTCTTAAATTATAGTACATAATTTCCTTTTCCAGCTGCTTGATAAAAAATTCCCTTTCTGGACGCGGCCCTACAAAGCTCATTTCTCCACGTAACACATTCCACAGCTGCGGCAATTCATCAATTCTTGTAAGACGCATAAATTTACCAAATTTTGTAACACGATTGTCATTTTTTGTAGCCCATTTTGGTCCGTCCTTTTCCGCATCAGTTGTCATTGAACGAAATTTCACTATTTTAAACGGCTTGTTTCCTTCTCCAATTCTTTCCTGAATAAAGAATATCGGCCCTTTTGACTCCAGTTTTATTATTATTGCGGCAATAATCATAATCGGAATTACACAGACTCCGATTAAAAGTGCAAAAATTATATCAAGAATCCGTTTTGCCTTCAAGTTAAAGCTGTTATAATAAATTTCAAAACCTGTATTTTCCAAGAACCATTTTGGACTCAAGTTTGAAACTGGCAGTTTATTTTCATACATTTCGTAAAATTCGAGGTAGTTATAATATTGCATTCCGCTAAGTTTATACTGCAAAAGTTTATCCACAAGTTTTGTATCGTATAAAAGATTATTTGTAAAATCCACAATTATATCAACTTTTTTATTTTCACATAAATTTAATAATTTTTCTGTCAAAATATTCATATTTTTTTTATCTGTTTCTTTTAAAAACTTCGATAATTTATATTGACGATCTTTCTTTATGCTTTCCAGCAAATCTTCTGTATACCCATTTTCACCAACAAAAACAATTCTTTGCTTTTCAGCTAATCCAATCATTATAATATAACGGTAAATAATCTGAAACATTGTAAGCAGCCCAAACAGAATTATCGCCTCATTCAGAATGAAAATACGCAAAAATGTCGTAATCATAACAAGAATAAAGTTAATTCCAACAATAATCACAATATCCCGTAATCTATATCTTCCTGCCATATTATAAACATTCGCCACATAATAAATTACCATAGAACAAATAATCACAATAACATTTGTAAATCCAAGTCCACGATTTATAAGCAACAGTCCTATAAAATACATTAAAATCATCAATATTCCAAATAAATAGGAATAATTTTTTTTCATTCCACTTACTGCCATTCTAAACTACACTTCCTTTTTTTATTTTTTTAAAAATATATTCAATTACTAAAATCTTGATCATTTTTACCAAAAAAATTTATTTTTCCATTATTTCATATTTCATCTTAATTTTTTTTCTATAAAACGCAAGTCCAACACAGACGATTCTATCTGTTCCTCTATTTCTTAATTCCACATCGTACTCTTTTTCTTTTATCTGCTCAAATCCAGCTTTTGCATAATTTTCCAGCTCATCTTCATTATTTACAACTTTAAATTCAAATATATATGCTGGATTTATTTTATTTTTAGGCTCTAAAACCAAATCTGCCCTTCCATAACCACTTTCTCTTTCTGATAGTCTGATATAGTCATTTGCGAGTATTATAAATATTCCGATTAAAAATATTTTATAATATTTCTCATCCTTTTCTGTATCAAAATAACTAAGTGAAGAAAGTATCTCATCTTGAAGCCCTTTTGCAAACTCTTCTATTTTTCCATTTTTTAAATTTTCCACAATATTTGAAAACTGTGTATAATTCCCAACAAATCTATCTATAAAAATTTTTCTAAAAAAAGTCTGTATTTCTTTATTTGGAAGCCTTAATGGATAAAGTTCCCCCTTTTTCTCGCCATCGGTTGTCAAATATCCGCTGTACAAAAACAATTCCCATATATCACTTGCATTAAATGCATATTCCATATACTCATTTATCGCCTTATGAACTGTTTCTCCCACAAAAAGTTTTTCCAAGTCTTCTATTACTTTTTTATCTGCTTTCCCTAACAAATCATATATTGTCTTATTGCCTGAAACTCCTATCCAGTACGGATGTAATTTTTTTTCATCCAAAAAGTTAATAATCGACCAAGGATTATAAATTTCAGTTTCTCCAAACTGATAACCGTCATACCATTCCCTAACATCTTCCATCTCATATTCCAATCCGTAATATTTCACAGCCTCAATAACTTCATTTTCAGTAAGTCCATAATATTCTGAATATTTTTCACTAAAGATATTATTTACTTTCAAATTATTTAATCCTGAAAAAATTCCTTCTTTTGCAATTCTCAATATTCCAGTCATAATTCCAAACTGCAAATACTCGTTATCCTTCATTGCATCTCCATAAAACTTCTTAAAAAAAGAAATTGCCTGTTTATAATACCCCTCCTGATAAGCTTGAATTATCGGTGTATCATATTCATCTATCAGCACAACAGCTTTTTTCCCATAATATTCATACAAATATTTTGTCAACGCTTTCAACGAACCTTTCCAATCTGCTATATCTTTATTAAACCAGACATTATCAAAATAAAATAACTCCCTTTCATCCATATCTTCTCTTATGAATTTAAATTCATCATACATATCACTTATTAATTGTCTAATTGCAATATAAGAATTTTCCCAGCTAACTTCTTCCATGTTCCTAAAACTTATATATATAACTGGATATTGCCCCTGCTCCTGCATATATTCACTTTCAGAAATATTTAACCCATCAAATAATTTCCGATTTTCTTCTCTATTTTCCATATCAAAAAAATATTTAATCATTGACATATTAAGGGTTTTTCCAAATCTTCTTGGACGTGTGAATAAGTTTACTTTTGCCCTGTAATGCAAAATATCTTCAATTAGCTTTGTTTTATCAATATAATAATAATTATTTTCTACAATTTCCTTAAAATCAGACACCCCTATTGGCAATGGCTTTCTATTTCTTGTATTTTTCTCCATCATTTCCTTATCTACCATTTTTCTCCCTCCATTTATTTATTCCCGCTAAGAATTTATACAATCTATTTAATATTTCACTTGTAAAAAAAGATAGCAAAAACACTATTACAAATGCAGTAACTATATATAAAAAATAATTCATTCTGGATTTTAATATTCTTTCACAAAAAAATAAAAAAATCGGATGAATTAAATAAATATCATAAGTTTTCGTTGATACAGACTTTATAACATTTTTTACTTTGGCTAAAACTTTTTCCCCATCAAAAATATTTACAAAAAAATCATAAAGCAAAACTGCGGATATAAATACACTAATTGAATGATAATCATAAAAATAGTCAAAAAACTTTCCACTTGATTTTGTAAATATATACGTTAAAAAGACAGTTAATACCACTGTTATTAAAAAAATCGTGTATTTTTGCCATTTTTTCATATTCAAAGGTTTTTCTGCAAGTAAATAGCCAATTAAGAAATAACCAACATATTGCCCAGCTGGAGAATACACTTTTATATTTTTTTTAAAAATCACATTCAGAAATGGTATTAAAACCATAAATACTATCCATATAAAAACTAGATAATTAATACTTTTTCTCTCAATTTTTGCCACAACTTTTCGTAAGAATGGCGTTATCAGATAAAGCGACAATATCATATAAATGTACCACAAATGATAGCAAACTTTACCTTGAAAAAAACTTGAAAAGAAATTATGATAACTTTCTTTCTGGAAAAAAATTGAAATTATAGTCTTATAAGTTGATTTTCTAAAAAAAACTGAGAATAATTCATTATCTTTCACATCTTTAAAAATTATTGTGAATATAAAAAAAATAACAGAATATACAAAAAACTTAGGCAGAATTTTTGCAAATCTCTTTTTAAAAAATATTTTCACATCCTCATCTTTTCTCAACAGAAAAAATCCACTAACCATAACAAATATTGGTACACACATTCTGCTAAATGAATCTGCAATATTTGCCATCATCCATCTATTTCCAGATATTGTCCCATAATTATATAACTCGCTTGCAACAATATGAATAAATAAAACCATAACAATTGCAATACATTTTAAAATATCAAAGTTAAAAAATCTGTCCTTATTTTTTACCATTTATAAATCTCCAAATTTATCAATTTCCCTCAATAAAAATATAACTAATTTTACCATAGTTTAAGGTAATTTTCAATTGTTTTTGCCTTTACAGATTTTATATATAAATGAATTTAGAAGCAATAATTAATCTGTTCAAATCCTAAATTTATTTAATTTTAACAGCCTGATAAAAATTTTTATATTAAAAATTTGCATTTTGAATAAATTTTGGTATAATTCTATTAGATAGTTTGTAAATCAAAATATTTGAAGGAGAAAAAAATATGAAAATAAAATTAAACAACGTTTCTGAAACTATGCTTATTACTTTGTATATGCGGGCAACTGATGCTAAAAGTGAAAAACCAATTTTGAATGACAAAAAATCTGAAGAAATAATTTCACAGATAGATTATGATTTTTCAAAATTTAAACATGCATGGGCTTCGTATTATGGTGTGCTTTCACGTGCAAAAATCATGGATAATGAAGTAAAAAAATTTATGGAAAAATATCCTGATTGTGTGATTGTGTCAATTGGTTGTGGACTAGATACAAGATTTTTACGAATAGATAACGGAAAAATAAGATGGTACAATCTTGACTTGCCAGAAGTTATTGAAAAACGAAAATTATTTTTTGAACCTAATGAACGAGTTACAGATATTGCAAAATCTGCATTTGATTCAGCGTGGGTAAAAGATATTAAGCTGGAAGGAAAAAAATTACTTATTATTTCAGAAGGTGTATTAATGTATTTTGAAGAACAGCAAATTAAACAGTTCTTGGAAATATTGACTGATAATTTTGATTCTTTTGAAGCACAGTTTGACTTGCTTTATAAAGGAACTATTAAAATGAGCAAAAAACATGATACCTTAAAAAATATGAAAGTAAAATTTAGTTGGGGCGTGAAAGATGGAAGCGAAGTTGTAAAATTGAATCCAAAATTAAAACAAACTGGACTTATTAATTTTACTGATGAAATGAAACATCATCTTCCTGGCTGGAAAAAATTGTTTGTTCCATTCTTTTACATTTTTAATAACAGACTTGGAATTTATACTTTTGGAAAATAGAATAATTCTATTTTCTTTAATAAAGGAATGG includes:
- a CDS encoding exopolysaccharide biosynthesis polyprenyl glycosylphosphotransferase, giving the protein MAVSGMKKNYSYLFGILMILMYFIGLLLINRGLGFTNVIVIICSMVIYYVANVYNMAGRYRLRDIVIIVGINFILVMITTFLRIFILNEAIILFGLLTMFQIIYRYIIMIGLAEKQRIVFVGENGYTEDLLESIKKDRQYKLSKFLKETDKKNMNILTEKLLNLCENKKVDIIVDFTNNLLYDTKLVDKLLQYKLSGMQYYNYLEFYEMYENKLPVSNLSPKWFLENTGFEIYYNSFNLKAKRILDIIFALLIGVCVIPIMIIAAIIIKLESKGPIFFIQERIGEGNKPFKIVKFRSMTTDAEKDGPKWATKNDNRVTKFGKFMRLTRIDELPQLWNVLRGEMSFVGPRPEREFFIKQLEKEIMYYNLRHTVKPGLTGWAQVMYPYGASIEDAYRKLQYDLYYIKNHDIIFDMKILLKTVTIVIFGKGR
- a CDS encoding AAA family ATPase is translated as MVDKEMMEKNTRNRKPLPIGVSDFKEIVENNYYYIDKTKLIEDILHYRAKVNLFTRPRRFGKTLNMSMIKYFFDMENREENRKLFDGLNISESEYMQEQGQYPVIYISFRNMEEVSWENSYIAIRQLISDMYDEFKFIREDMDERELFYFDNVWFNKDIADWKGSLKALTKYLYEYYGKKAVVLIDEYDTPIIQAYQEGYYKQAISFFKKFYGDAMKDNEYLQFGIMTGILRIAKEGIFSGLNNLKVNNIFSEKYSEYYGLTENEVIEAVKYYGLEYEMEDVREWYDGYQFGETEIYNPWSIINFLDEKKLHPYWIGVSGNKTIYDLLGKADKKVIEDLEKLFVGETVHKAINEYMEYAFNASDIWELFLYSGYLTTDGEKKGELYPLRLPNKEIQTFFRKIFIDRFVGNYTQFSNIVENLKNGKIEEFAKGLQDEILSSLSYFDTEKDEKYYKIFLIGIFIILANDYIRLSERESGYGRADLVLEPKNKINPAYIFEFKVVNNEDELENYAKAGFEQIKEKEYDVELRNRGTDRIVCVGLAFYRKKIKMKYEIMEK
- a CDS encoding acyltransferase, encoding MVKNKDRFFNFDILKCIAIVMVLFIHIVASELYNYGTISGNRWMMANIADSFSRMCVPIFVMVSGFFLLRKDEDVKIFFKKRFAKILPKFFVYSVIFFIFTIIFKDVKDNELFSVFFRKSTYKTIISIFFQKESYHNFFSSFFQGKVCYHLWYIYMILSLYLITPFLRKVVAKIERKSINYLVFIWIVFMVLIPFLNVIFKKNIKVYSPAGQYVGYFLIGYLLAEKPLNMKKWQKYTIFLITVVLTVFLTYIFTKSSGKFFDYFYDYHSISVFISAVLLYDFFVNIFDGEKVLAKVKNVIKSVSTKTYDIYLIHPIFLFFCERILKSRMNYFLYIVTAFVIVFLLSFFTSEILNRLYKFLAGINKWREKNGR
- a CDS encoding class I SAM-dependent methyltransferase, with protein sequence MKIKLNNVSETMLITLYMRATDAKSEKPILNDKKSEEIISQIDYDFSKFKHAWASYYGVLSRAKIMDNEVKKFMEKYPDCVIVSIGCGLDTRFLRIDNGKIRWYNLDLPEVIEKRKLFFEPNERVTDIAKSAFDSAWVKDIKLEGKKLLIISEGVLMYFEEQQIKQFLEILTDNFDSFEAQFDLLYKGTIKMSKKHDTLKNMKVKFSWGVKDGSEVVKLNPKLKQTGLINFTDEMKHHLPGWKKLFVPFFYIFNNRLGIYTFGK